Genomic segment of Mangifera indica cultivar Alphonso unplaced genomic scaffold, CATAS_Mindica_2.1 Un_0007, whole genome shotgun sequence:
GAATAAGCATTATGACCATGTTTTTCCTACTATTTTGGATTGATTCCTTCTATGCAAAGGGTGTTGTTTTTGCCTCGATTTTGAGAAACTTTTTTCTCctcataaaatattcaataagaGTTGTCTAGTCACTTGTCGCTGCTTGAGACCTTTATAACTCAAATAGGATTTTTACAAGCTACGGACTGTTGCACAACAATTGCCCCCTTGTTTTTGAAGTGCAAAGAGGACCTAAAGgatttcaaaaatctttttCCACATTAAGATCTTTAACCTCTTATAGATTATGCAAGTTGACATAACTACTAAGGGCACAACCTCGGACCAAGGGTTGTAATTGCAACAAAGAAACTAGGCTACTGAAACTAACAAGTTCCTAGTGATTTTTTTTGGTAGTCAGAGACCTCCCTATATTAGTTAGATGGATAAATTTGAGGCATAGTGATTGGATCTATAATTACGGtaaatcaaagttttacaaacataacaaaaactTGAATCAAAGTCTTCTCCCTAAAAGTTCTAATAATCCACTAATTTTGCTAATTTTTATAGTCTTCCTATTGATCTTCACCAGCATCTATATTTACACATATGAACTGGTAGGCAGTTACAGCTAGTGTTTTAggtcttgctttttttttttttttctaactttcttttttcagtttattGTGTTCCTAgtgattttggtttttttttttttttaattttcggCTAATGTATAATTTGCTCACCCCTAGCCACAATAGATGAGAGAGAAAATCTGATACATGGCATAAAAGATATCTGTTTGGGGAATGAAGTATATATGATACTACAGTAGTGTTTCAATTGCAGTAATAAAAGTTAATGTTTTACCTTGTATATAATAACCTTAATAATAGCAATCACTATAggtgagaaagaaagaaaaacttataCTTTACATtagagatttatttttttattattttttttttgtagtatgactaatttaataatatttgttgttttaaggttttttctttttcatttcccTGTAATCCATAGACTTGAAagtgaaaaatcaaattctaaccTATGTATAAAAACATTAGAATTTAACTAggtcaataattgaaaatttcagtCACAAATTTACGTATAAAAGTTTTAagtgaaataatatatataacatattagtgaaatttgttttaaaaaatgaaatgtcattttaatttgaGATCAGGTGTGAAAAACATATTTGTCTTAGAATTtcgagtaaaaaaaaaaatattattgatattgaattaaaattttatttattgattgttataataattgttatgttatttatttaattaaaaaaaaaaagaaaaaaagaaaagaaaacctcTCATGAGATTACCTTACGGTAGCGGATGTATCATGCATTGCTGTTTTTATTGTTATAGAAGCAGATgcatcaaatatttattttgaggtAGATAGAATGTcattatcataatttaaaaaaaaaaaaccatagacgtttgatttgaatatatatatatatatactagtCATGATCATCAGCCTATAATCAAACTTGGTTTCAAATATTGAATCCGAAGCTAGCAATAgcatatacaaaaaaaaaatgtctgcAGTGTATCCAGTTTTACAAAGTTTGGGGTGGCCCTTGGAAGAAGTAACAaggcagcagcagcagcagcacaAGTACATGTGTGGAGACACTGACACTGTTGATTCAATCCCTTATGGGTCTGCGTGGGGAGACCCATCTAATTCTATGGCTAAGAAGCTCTATCACAATGCCAGCGAGCGTGATCGTCGAAAAAGGATCAACACATTGTATTCCTCGCTCCGTTCATTACTTCCTCCTTCGGATCAAGCAGTAAGTccatcttccttttgtttttagattagattaattaatttgtagaGAGAAGAAGATCTGTGATCCTCGATCCTACCCTATATTCacttattcaaaaaaaaaaaaaattgttattaacgTCGTTACAGAAGAAATTAAGCATTCCCACCACAGTTTCACGAGTACTAAAGCACATACCAGACCTCCAACAGCAAGTGGAAAGACTTATTCAAAAGAAGGAAGAGCTCTTGTCAAGGATATCCAAACAAGGGGCTCTTATTCATCAAGAAGACCAAATAAAAAACTCTGCTGCCAACTCTTTATCTTCCATATCGGCAACTCGCCTAAATGATAATGAAGTTGCCGTCCATATTTCTACATATGCGCTACATAAATGCCATTTATCTCGAATCTTGTTTAGTTTAGAGGAGGATGGCCTTCGTCCTATCAATGCTTCTTCGTTTGAATCCTTTGGAGGAAGAGTCTTTTACAATTTACATCTTCAGgtctgttttttaattattcattataggTATAGCTACTATATAAAGTATtgggtttttttcattttcttcccacgatatcatttaatattaatCTCATCACTTTGTTAAGAATCcattaaatatcttaaaaagaattattataaaattccaTAGTTTCCCTTAATACTTTCTGAACAAAATGAATAAGGTTAATTCTTAACAGTTTAATAATTTAAgtgggagaaaataaaatatattcatataaaactATGTCATATGTCCATTTATATGCTtgtttttcattcttattttatatatttacttaattttttttaattatatattttggattATATAGGTGGAAAGAAGCTATAAGTTGGATTCTGAAGTTTTAAGTGATAAACTATTGTCGTTATACGAGAACAGGGAAGAgatgttttcttaaaattaatgcTGGATGTAAATACTGCatattatacatacataaatgcatacatacataaatgTATGTATTAGCTCCTCTAGCAAGAACTGAAGATGACAAGAGCAATCACATGACGGTTTTTGTAATATACGAGAAGGGTGAAGGCATCTCTTGATTCATGGATATTTAATATTGTGTTCTGTTAACTCAGTTACTGGATGaatatcttttccttttgaaaagaaaaaaactgtaCACAGAATAATTTATGGTTTTGTCAATTAATCTGGAATGTaaagaagaaagcaaaaacCTAAAATGTGTCAAAAAACCTAATCCCTATGTATTTATATTGTTGTGATAAGTATCAAGGAGAAGTACATCAAATTTGGGAGACTACAATAATAGTTTTATGTGGTTCAGTAAAAAAGATAAACAACCTACATCCATGTGGGGTTGCTATTGATATTGATAAGAGGGTATTACAATGTATGCATTATTAAGTTATTAGTTATTGAGTACTTGTAGCTAATCTTTGATGATCCCTCTTCCCACTCACCACTTGTGTATATAGTGGTAGGGCTACATAACTTTTACAATAATACATTCATTAATAGTGTAATGGGTATCGTGGTAGTTTCAATATGGTAGAAGCATAAATGTATTTTAGTAGTAATTGTTGATTTTTAGGAGAATGACTccttaataatcaaaaaattagttGATGCTAGGTGATTGTTCTGATTATGGCAAAGAGTGGTCATTGATTATTGTTTCGATACTTCTCGAAAAGATAATTTCCTTCTTGAGGCTTGGCCCTAGGGTAGTATCCTAGAGTCAATCATCACTGATGTAATTTtgtaatcattattattttaattaataaaatatgacatTTCATTATCCAATATTGTGTCTGCAATTAAGATAATTTTCCTAAGAATGGTTGAATCTGAGGAGAGGCTTAATGCAGCACAACTGATCGTAAgaactatatatgtatattaagtAGTCATTCTTCAATCACAGAGTCCTAGCAGCTCCTTGTGATTGAATTGGCCTCCTTTCGAGTTTGTGTTTCGCATGGAGACCAAGGCGTCACCTCTCAAGGGTTAGATAGTGTATCATATCTAGGCACGAAAAGAATGAATGAATCGTTTAACGTAAACATAATCTCATTAACACTCTATGTTTGTTAATGTTTGCTCATGAAATATATGTTCAAAACGGTATCTTGAACATATATTTtggggatgaaattttaaattttctcaagagttttttaggattgtttgttttaaatttttaaattttgttgcatTGCCAATCACTACAAGAAatacacaattttaattttagggatgaaattttaattttgtcttaaaatgattatttaaagagacgaaattttaattttatccctTAAAACTTAAGATTAATTTTTGGGGATGAAATTTGACTTTTGTCTCATCATATTACTTTTAAGGATGAAATTAAtgagacaattttaatttcgtccttaaataataattttagagactaaattttatttttgttctagaatgttattttttggaacaaaattttaatttcgtttttaaaacttatgatattatttttagagacaaaatttaacttttatccCACAATATCATTTCCAGggacaatattttaattttattctaaaatattatttttagggaCAATTAAAATTTTGCCCTAGATTGGGTAGTTTAGGAGAAgtaatgaatattaaaaaatttgcttccaaattctattttcttttttgtttaatttctttcaaataatttctctttactTTTATGAACTTCCTGTTTTTCCACTTACATGTGAAAATTTAGAATcgtttttatttctaaataatcTTCAGTCATTCACCGAAATTTAGATTTAGTTGGACGTGAGTTTAaggtaattttcttttcctctgtTTTTCTTGGTAACCAAACGTGCGAACAGAACCTAATCGAATATAACAGTCTGTGCTCGATTCAGTCCTTTAAGTTCGAAGGAGAAAACTAATCACGGCAATAGTATGTGCATTCGTGGCGTCGACTCTGAAACTTTCATTTTCGAGGTCTTATTTCATCACAATATCTTCTTACGTGTCTCACGCAGTGTATTTGACTGTACATGTTATTTGTGGGTAAATATAGTGATTTTTTTCATGATATATGGCAAGATGAGAAGGATGAAGATTTTAAGTTCAGCTTTGACAGAGTGTTCTATGAGAATTCTGAGCAGGCTGATGTTTACGAATTTCTAGCTCTGCATATTATTCGAGGTACAAACTTGTAagcttttgtgtgtgtgtgtgttaacTTGAATGTTAGAAGTTCTTATTAACTgattgtacacataaatttctGTTTCATCTTCAaggtgaaaagaaaaattgtttgcAGCGTCTTCCTCAAGAATTAATTGAAGCTTTCATAACTGTTGTTCTCATGTCAGGCTTTTAACTATATAATCTGTTCATCTTGATGATACAGATGCTGTTAATGCAATAAATGGGACCATCATCACTTATTGACaggtgaaaaatatttatttccaATTGATATCATATAGAGTGAATTATAGTTAATTGAATGAGAGTTTAGATGGTTTCCACTGTTGGTAGTGAAGAATTGTGGAATCTAGATCCACTACCTTTCTAGTTTCTTTTATTAGTGCTGATGGTCATTGATTGTGATGTTTAAGTTTTGCAGAACAATGGAAATCAATTAAGTGGTATAAGTTATATCATAGCAATAGTTAGTCCACAAGACACATGAGAAACATAATTATGAATCAAGTCAAGAAACAATTTGTTTGCTAATTATGATTGTACCAAATAGAATTGTACTATTTGTACACCAATTCAGAAGCTTCATAATACAGGATTGCTGTAGGCTAagttaatctaaattaaattgtttCTTTTACCTTGTTTGAATTAACGTGCTGCTTGTTGCTTTGTCTATATATCATACGTGAAAGAGAAATGTTGCAGTTTTGGTTTAAGGCATTAATGAGATTAAAATGTGAATTTCCACATGTATTTCAAGCTAGTTTTCCCTGTTatctttttctctgtttttttcCCTGCTGGTCAGTGCCTTGAACAGGATTGATTGCTCTGAAATTTTGCCAGTTCTGCCTGGCATAACATTAACTCTTGTGCAGAGTGGTTATGCAAATACTGGAATTTGGAGACTGAAATTGGATTTTTGGTGACACTTGGCCAGTATGTGAAAATATTTTCTGTAGGATCTGACTGTTGGCTTAATGAGCAATTTATGTGCAAATTCTGGAATTTGGTGATTAGAATTGCATTAGACCTAAAATCCAACTCAACGTCTTTGAAACATGCTCTCCTCTCCAGTTCAGTTCCAGTTTGTATGGTCAAACCACATCGATTCAACGACTTCAAAATGTGGAAaaggtaatttttattatttacccaaaaaaaaatattatctctaTTGAAAGAATcccaaattttaatgaaaattctaACTCAAGAAGAGTTAAAAATCTCTTCTTTGATTGAGTGTTGCAGAGAATTGTAAGGGTTTTGGTACTCGCAAGAGGTGTCATGGAGATTAGAAATGTGAGGCTtactaaataagtaaataatgtAATGGAAACACACCTTTCTATTTATGCTTTTGATTGTAGATTGGTATTGAtgtagaagagaagaaaaacaatattttagcttttgcataacatttatatattggTATTTGTAGATCGGTATTAATGTAGATTGGTAGTCGTACCtattttcatattcaaataGTGATGAAAGTGACAAATTTTAGCATCCAATTAACAAAGAaagcataattttttatcactaaTGGGTGACACTTTCTATGTTTTTTCTCGTTTATGAGTTAgttatgattagatattttattggaATGTTCTTGCTGGTGCCTTCATTATTGTCAGATGGAGCCAGGAAGTTCAGAGCAATatgtttagattttttcttttctgcttAGATTGCAAACTCAACTTAGCTTTTTGCCCAGTTGGAATTTGAGCTTGGGTGTTGGCTGATGCCCTTTGTTTGCTGGCTGACGGGATTCTGCCTATGGAGTCTTGGAGATAGTCAGTGTGGCCCCCTGCTGTGAACCCTGATCCGACTACTTTTCTTGTTGCACTTTCTGCTTGGGTGTATTTTGGTTTTGCTGCACTTTTTGCTTTTGTTGGAAATTTAAATCCTGCTGTTGCATCCCATGTTGCTGTTGTG
This window contains:
- the LOC123205483 gene encoding transcription factor ORG2-like, producing the protein MSAVYPVLQSLGWPLEEVTRQQQQQHKYMCGDTDTVDSIPYGSAWGDPSNSMAKKLYHNASERDRRKRINTLYSSLRSLLPPSDQAKKLSIPTTVSRVLKHIPDLQQQVERLIQKKEELLSRISKQGALIHQEDQIKNSAANSLSSISATRLNDNEVAVHISTYALHKCHLSRILFSLEEDGLRPINASSFESFGGRVFYNLHLQVERSYKLDSEVLSDKLLSLYENREEMFS
- the LOC123205471 gene encoding uncharacterized protein LOC123205471 isoform X1; amino-acid sequence: MLFVGKYSDFFHDIWQDEKDEDFKFSFDRVFYENSEQADVYEFLALHIIREWLCKYWNLETEIGFLVTLGQYVKIFSVGSDCWLNEQFMCKFWNLVIRIALDLKSNSTSLKHALLSSSVPVCMVKPHRFNDFKMWKSWNLSLGVG
- the LOC123205471 gene encoding uncharacterized protein LOC123205471 isoform X2, translating into MLFVGKYSDFFHDIWQDEKDEDFKFSFDRVFYENSEQADVYEFLALHIIREWLCKYWNLETEIGFLVTLGQYVKIFSVGSDCWLNEQFMCKFWNLVIRIALDLKSNSTSLKHALLSSSVPVCMVKPHRFNDFKMWKREL